The Polyangium spumosum genome includes a window with the following:
- the rnz gene encoding ribonuclease Z, with protein MSSLRLTFLGTSAAAPTAHRNLSGLFVKREGQSFLFDCGEGTQRQMIRYGTGFALDAVFFTHFHADHYLGIIGFLRTLGMLGRAEPLTLIGPRTAATFLPKVIRLGAEDIRLPVTIAEAEPGDVVFRGDGYRIEAFETDHRIASVGYALIEDTRPGRFDAAAARAAGVPEGPLFGKLQRGEVVRLPDGRSISPSEVMGPPRPGRRIVVSGDTRPCEGTTRAAEGADVLVHEATFGDHEQARARETRHATAREAAIVARDAGARRLVLTHLSTRYDRDPDTLLGQAREELEDRTPVMVAEDGDTIDLPLHD; from the coding sequence ATGTCGAGCCTACGCCTGACCTTCCTGGGCACGTCCGCCGCGGCGCCGACCGCGCACCGGAACCTGTCCGGCCTCTTCGTCAAGCGCGAAGGCCAGAGCTTCCTCTTCGACTGCGGCGAGGGCACACAAAGGCAGATGATCCGCTACGGCACGGGGTTCGCCCTCGACGCCGTGTTCTTCACGCATTTCCACGCGGACCATTACCTCGGCATCATCGGCTTTTTACGCACGCTCGGCATGCTCGGCCGCGCCGAGCCGCTCACGCTCATCGGCCCGCGCACGGCCGCGACGTTCCTGCCGAAGGTGATCCGCCTCGGCGCCGAGGACATCCGCCTGCCCGTGACGATCGCCGAGGCCGAGCCCGGCGACGTGGTCTTCCGCGGTGACGGCTATCGCATCGAGGCGTTCGAAACGGACCACCGCATTGCATCCGTGGGGTATGCCCTCATCGAGGATACACGGCCGGGCCGGTTCGACGCGGCCGCGGCGCGGGCCGCCGGCGTGCCCGAAGGTCCCCTCTTTGGCAAACTCCAGCGCGGCGAGGTGGTGCGGCTGCCGGACGGGCGAAGTATCTCGCCAAGCGAGGTGATGGGCCCGCCGCGGCCCGGTCGGCGGATCGTGGTGTCGGGTGATACACGTCCCTGCGAAGGGACGACGCGGGCCGCAGAAGGGGCCGACGTGCTGGTGCACGAGGCGACGTTCGGCGATCACGAGCAGGCGCGCGCGCGGGAGACGCGGCACGCGACCGCGCGGGAGGCGGCGATCGTGGCGCGCGACGCGGGCGCGCGGCGGCTCGTCCTCACGCACCTGTCGACCCGATACGATCGGGATCCGGACACGCTGCTCGGCCAGGCGCGCGAGGAGCTCGAGGACCGGACGCCGGTGATGGTGGCCGAGGACGGCGACACGATCGATCTGCCGCTCCACGATTGA
- a CDS encoding DUF4215 domain-containing protein: protein MIALRHAGICLALTLAAACSLVNAPDPVKGEVDGEGGSGGSGGGGPPSPCGNGVFQTGEECDDGNDVETDGCLSNCKKATCGDGYVWEGVEGCDDGNMVNDDGCTNTCKLGTCGDGTIQEGEDCDDGNEDDTDDCTSACKVASCGDGFVHAGIEACDDGNAENTDACLQGCVLATCGDGFVQVGVEECDDMNQANDDACVGSCKNAVCGDGFVRAGVEQCDDGNLVGGDGCGPGCTPDISLPQCMDYIILDTADRNIAHVDPNVRECDQSVTNGSWYRFMGAAGTRMATSPPPVNVCATHAPGWVQGSYPANEGEVVNATACFNWGGNPCNWSSAIQIANCGKYYVFQLPAPDVCQLRYCGTN from the coding sequence ATGATCGCCTTGCGCCACGCTGGGATTTGCCTTGCCCTCACGCTCGCCGCCGCCTGTTCCCTCGTCAACGCGCCCGATCCCGTGAAGGGGGAGGTCGACGGCGAGGGAGGCTCGGGCGGATCGGGCGGCGGCGGCCCCCCGTCGCCCTGCGGGAACGGCGTGTTCCAGACTGGCGAGGAATGCGACGACGGCAACGACGTCGAGACCGACGGTTGCCTCTCGAACTGCAAGAAGGCCACATGCGGGGACGGATACGTCTGGGAGGGCGTCGAGGGCTGCGACGACGGCAACATGGTGAATGACGACGGCTGCACGAATACCTGCAAGCTCGGGACGTGCGGCGACGGCACGATCCAGGAGGGCGAGGATTGCGACGACGGCAACGAGGACGACACCGACGACTGCACGTCGGCCTGCAAGGTCGCGTCGTGCGGGGATGGATTCGTGCACGCGGGCATCGAGGCCTGCGATGACGGGAACGCCGAAAACACGGATGCCTGTCTGCAAGGCTGTGTGCTCGCGACGTGCGGCGACGGGTTCGTCCAGGTGGGCGTCGAGGAATGCGACGACATGAACCAGGCGAACGACGACGCCTGCGTGGGGAGCTGCAAGAACGCGGTCTGCGGCGATGGATTCGTGCGGGCCGGCGTGGAGCAGTGCGACGACGGCAACCTCGTCGGCGGCGACGGCTGCGGTCCAGGCTGCACGCCCGACATCAGCCTGCCGCAGTGCATGGATTACATCATCCTCGACACGGCCGATCGAAACATCGCGCACGTCGACCCGAACGTCCGGGAATGCGACCAGTCGGTCACGAACGGGAGCTGGTATCGCTTCATGGGCGCCGCGGGCACGAGGATGGCCACGTCACCGCCGCCGGTCAACGTCTGCGCGACGCACGCGCCCGGCTGGGTCCAGGGATCCTACCCGGCGAACGAGGGCGAGGTGGTGAACGCGACGGCGTGCTTCAACTGGGGCGGCAACCCCTGCAACTGGTCGTCCGCGATCCAGATCGCCAATTGCGGAAAATATTACGTCTTCCAGCTCCCGGCGCCGGACGTCTGCCAGCTCCGGTATTGCGGGACGAACTGA
- a CDS encoding protein kinase domain-containing protein produces MSGGGADRFTLAERVGIGATAEVIRGFDLERRVPVAIKRLHEHLAVDPMTRDRFEREARLSARIKSEHVVGFVDAGIDADDRPYLVLEWLEGEDLAHRMRASHARLGTAEALTIARQASLGLFALHEAGIVHRDVKPGNLFLAEQGGDAPFAVKLLDLGVAHDNTSENIDGVALGTPFYMSPEQARGDAEIGIRSDLFSLGVLLFELLSGKKPFVGDDAFSVLAKIVLQAPPRLSDAWPDAPPALDALVARALARDPEARFSSAREMADALAAIELAGPFGAPLAEGFSRPPALLPSDDHLVGVIFGRLPLSSNVGRTRGVFQRIAEHHGGVVIPLLGRGVAAVFEGECADGLLRAADAALDLVKQVTGVRLSLVTGGALPSGVGLSASVIERGTRALERPRADVNEPPVRIDDETAQLLEEQYAIEGAPGSLSLRGTRGRGSTNS; encoded by the coding sequence ATGAGCGGGGGAGGCGCGGATCGATTCACGCTCGCCGAGCGCGTCGGGATCGGCGCGACGGCCGAGGTCATCCGGGGCTTCGACCTCGAGCGCCGCGTCCCCGTGGCGATCAAGCGCCTGCACGAGCACCTCGCGGTCGACCCGATGACCCGGGATCGATTCGAACGCGAGGCCCGGCTCTCGGCGCGTATCAAGAGTGAGCACGTCGTTGGTTTCGTCGACGCCGGGATCGACGCCGACGACCGCCCCTACCTCGTGCTCGAGTGGCTCGAAGGCGAGGACCTCGCGCACCGCATGCGCGCCTCGCACGCGCGCCTCGGCACGGCCGAGGCCCTCACGATCGCGCGCCAGGCCTCGCTCGGGCTCTTCGCGCTGCACGAGGCGGGCATCGTCCACCGCGACGTCAAGCCGGGCAACCTCTTCCTGGCCGAGCAAGGCGGCGACGCGCCCTTCGCCGTGAAGCTCCTCGACCTCGGCGTCGCGCACGACAACACCTCGGAGAACATCGACGGCGTCGCGCTCGGCACGCCGTTTTACATGTCCCCCGAGCAGGCGCGTGGCGACGCCGAGATTGGCATTCGCTCGGACCTCTTCTCCCTCGGCGTGCTCCTCTTCGAGCTCCTCTCCGGGAAAAAACCTTTCGTGGGCGACGACGCATTCTCCGTCCTCGCGAAGATCGTCCTCCAGGCGCCGCCGCGTTTGTCCGACGCCTGGCCGGACGCGCCTCCCGCGCTCGACGCCCTCGTCGCGCGGGCGCTCGCGCGTGACCCCGAGGCGCGGTTCTCCTCGGCCCGCGAGATGGCCGACGCCCTCGCGGCGATCGAGCTCGCGGGCCCCTTCGGCGCGCCCCTCGCGGAGGGTTTTTCGCGCCCGCCTGCCCTCCTCCCGAGCGACGACCACCTCGTGGGCGTGATCTTCGGCCGTTTGCCCCTGTCGAGCAACGTGGGCCGCACGCGCGGCGTCTTCCAGCGTATCGCCGAACATCATGGGGGGGTGGTCATTCCACTGCTCGGTCGTGGCGTGGCCGCCGTGTTCGAGGGGGAATGCGCCGACGGGTTGTTGCGCGCCGCCGACGCCGCGCTCGACCTGGTAAAACAAGTGACCGGCGTTCGATTGTCGCTCGTGACGGGCGGGGCTTTGCCGTCGGGGGTGGGGCTCTCGGCGTCGGTGATCGAGCGTGGCACGCGCGCGCTCGAGCGCCCTCGGGCCGACGTGAACGAGCCGCCCGTGCGTATCGACGACGAGACGGCGCAGCTCCTCGAAGAGCAATACGCGATCGAAGGTGCGCCCGGATCCTTGTCGCTCCGCGGTACACGTGGGCGTGGCTCCACGAATTCGTGA
- a CDS encoding carboxymuconolactone decarboxylase family protein, with product MSALEAIRAKLPDAARDTKLNLQGVLEGESSLSRAQRLGIALACAANARSAELREAIVEIARAELENADAVIDDAYAAATLMAMSNVYYRFRYQVGKESYSQRSPKLRMNRIAQTKTSKVDFELMCLAVSTLNGCEACVKSHEKAVLAGGLGEDQVHDAVRIAATLQAATVALSITAGAV from the coding sequence ATGAGCGCGCTCGAGGCCATCCGCGCGAAGTTGCCCGACGCCGCGCGGGACACGAAGCTCAACCTGCAGGGCGTTCTCGAGGGCGAATCCTCGCTCAGCCGGGCGCAGCGGCTCGGGATCGCCCTCGCCTGCGCGGCGAACGCGCGGAGCGCCGAGCTGCGCGAGGCGATCGTCGAGATCGCGCGGGCGGAGCTCGAGAACGCCGACGCCGTCATCGACGACGCCTACGCGGCGGCGACGCTGATGGCGATGAGCAACGTCTACTACCGGTTCCGCTACCAGGTCGGAAAGGAGTCGTATTCGCAGCGCTCGCCGAAGCTCCGCATGAATCGGATCGCCCAGACGAAGACCTCGAAGGTCGATTTCGAGCTCATGTGCCTCGCCGTCAGCACCCTGAACGGCTGCGAGGCTTGCGTGAAGTCGCATGAAAAGGCGGTCCTCGCCGGGGGCCTCGGCGAGGACCAGGTGCACGACGCGGTGCGTATCGCCGCGACCCTCCAGGCGGCGACGGTCGCGCTTTCGATCACCGCCGGGGCGGTTTAA
- a CDS encoding peroxiredoxin — protein sequence MLTVSQKLPAFNLKGVVSLEHGKEFHDIKSENYQGKWLVLFFWPMDFTFVCPTEIAGFGKRYQDFKDRDCEVLGISTDTEYVHLAWRKQHPDLKDLPFTMVADTKRELSQALGVLHPEEGVALRATFIVDPNGVIRHVGVNDLSVGRSVDEVMRILDALQTDELCPCNWVKGQPTLEV from the coding sequence ATGCTGACGGTTTCCCAAAAGCTCCCCGCGTTCAACCTGAAGGGCGTCGTGAGCCTCGAGCACGGCAAGGAGTTCCACGACATCAAGAGCGAGAACTACCAGGGCAAGTGGCTCGTGCTCTTCTTCTGGCCGATGGACTTCACCTTCGTCTGCCCGACCGAGATCGCCGGGTTCGGAAAGCGATACCAGGACTTCAAGGACCGCGATTGCGAGGTCCTCGGCATCAGCACCGACACCGAATACGTCCACCTCGCCTGGCGCAAGCAGCACCCGGACCTCAAGGACCTGCCGTTCACGATGGTCGCCGACACGAAGCGCGAGCTCTCCCAGGCGCTCGGCGTCCTGCACCCCGAGGAGGGCGTGGCGCTCCGCGCGACGTTCATCGTCGACCCGAACGGCGTCATCCGGCACGTCGGCGTCAACGACCTCTCCGTCGGCCGCAGCGTCGACGAGGTCATGCGTATCCTCGACGCGCTGCAGACCGACGAGCTCTGCCCGTGCAACTGGGTGAAGGGCCAGCCCACGCTGGAGGTGTGA
- a CDS encoding transcriptional repressor has protein sequence MRRTKVMKIELDEAEVLERHGVLPSAQRLAIAQYVLRTDEHPSADQVFARVKRALPMVSRATVYNTLNLFVDRGLLRAHVLAEGRVVFDPNLAPHHHFIDEETGAIHDVPWSALAVSNVDALEGYDVHEYQVVLRGKRKKGRAC, from the coding sequence GTGAGGCGGACGAAGGTGATGAAGATCGAGCTCGACGAGGCGGAGGTCCTCGAGCGGCACGGCGTGTTGCCTTCGGCGCAGCGGCTGGCGATCGCGCAGTACGTGCTCCGGACCGACGAGCATCCGTCGGCCGACCAGGTCTTCGCGAGGGTCAAGCGGGCGCTGCCGATGGTCTCGCGGGCGACGGTGTACAACACCTTGAACCTCTTCGTGGACAGGGGCCTGCTGCGGGCCCACGTGCTCGCGGAGGGCCGGGTGGTGTTCGATCCGAACCTCGCGCCGCACCATCACTTCATCGACGAGGAGACGGGCGCCATTCACGACGTCCCGTGGAGCGCGCTCGCCGTCTCGAACGTGGACGCGCTCGAGGGCTACGACGTGCACGAATACCAGGTCGTGCTGCGCGGCAAGCGCAAGAAGGGCCGCGCCTGCTGA
- a CDS encoding AAA family ATPase, with product MRFWLEGHTLTEVVLEGEVTTLYRGYRDVDGAPVLVEALNEDYPAARDVARIRHEFLVMRGLAQPSVPEALGLSPCRNGVALVLSDAGKRPLVERLRGGKQDVGSVLRLGASIARALDRVHLVGLVHKDICPANLLVDDGTLEVELIGFGHASRLPREDGRIAAASAIEGTLAYMAPEQTGRMNRVVDHRADLYALGVTLYELATGALPFGMEDPLEVVHAHIARAPVPPHALVPELPRVVSDIIVKLLAKSADDRYQRARGLEADLARCSSQWEERGRIEPFPLGRHDLGADLVLPQRLYGRERERQQMAQAFERAASERLGVIMLSGPAGVGKSTLARELESAAALRGGIFAEGRPDALGSRAPCGLLSSALRDLVRRILGGPAEDARAFLRELGRAVETNAAALLELVPELEGTLAEREAPVPSSGAPSSGAPLSTAGPSGKLAVLVRALLDAASRQGPVVLFLDDIGAADADSIDVVRVVCADATAKRLCVVLSRRESAPEEQARSLDLRELRLAGVAVTEIALGPLAPPDVRALLGDALGAPEERVAPLADVLAEATHGSPFLLREALRALHAEGFVRFDAGAGAFRWDVELVRDHLGAEGARDLVGERVAALPARSQRILELAACLGPSFDLGTLARVAEREPTAVAEDLWPALEAGLVLPLSSDYRFAHASAAPPSPGEAWDVPYAFSHDRVHEAVYARIPESRRQDEHLRLGQILAARGADADDRDLLAAVRQQNRGLASMRDEGERRALAERDLLAGRRLQAIGALSEAIACFEAGLLALAGDEPHALWFDLTRELCACLVTREPSGAAEALVAALAAGARSPLERIEAQRIEVARHAAAGSPVEALRVGARGLGELAFVVPEDEAERRAALARQARSIEAELAGRSPASLLRLPVARSPEAVATMALLLELLAPAGVVSRSATGLVAAALVRASMAHGNTEASTVGYAAYGAALFVLPDLSELGQAFGDLALALAEELGEGPLACRVHLLSGSILHARRPRRLALFHFHRAVGQAVAAGDLATACRASAEVLAARFELGDDLARACDEAERSLALAHGAPGGRVAADLAARVTLEAVRSLLGRTRAPASLEGDDLDEATFLAAHGREGGARARFYWQTRRVELFLLHEDAPSAVREALAAAEGLADVEGEFLATDLPVWLALALLLDTAAFSAERAARLARVDGILAELAALAARCPENYERKWLLVSAERARAIGDEGTALSLYEKAIRAAAESGVSRDEALANELAARFHLERRRDTVARAYMGEAYQAYLRWGAITKVDMLRERYGFLLPRRSVGPSASPVPGVATGEFDLGAVMRATRAIAEEIVLDVLLDRVMRVIVETAGAQRAVLLLDRGSGLVVEAAMTIDPDRVLVGFSAARVAGEELPRALVDEVAATRAPVVLGGSRGFDRFSKDPYLVERRPRSLLCLAMAHRGRLAGVLYLENRSLADVFTDARIAVASFLSSQAAIAVENALLVASIQRMSEAQRLANERLEHEVRARTAELERELLERERAEREKEALHDAMIEAQEERLRELSAPLLPIADGIVVMPLIGVLDERRADEILAAALSGVSSSGARVLILDITGVRGASASVASALVASANAVGLLGAEVVISGIRAAVARTLVDLDHPMQGIVTRATLKGAVAWAVSRIRAVGFS from the coding sequence ATGAGGTTCTGGCTGGAGGGGCACACCCTCACCGAGGTCGTCCTCGAGGGGGAGGTGACGACGCTTTATCGCGGCTACCGCGACGTCGACGGTGCGCCCGTGCTCGTGGAGGCGCTGAACGAGGATTACCCGGCCGCCCGCGATGTGGCGCGGATCCGGCACGAATTTCTGGTGATGCGAGGGCTCGCGCAGCCGAGCGTGCCCGAGGCGCTCGGGCTCTCACCTTGCCGCAACGGCGTCGCGCTGGTGCTCTCGGACGCGGGCAAGAGGCCACTCGTCGAGCGGCTGCGCGGCGGAAAGCAGGACGTGGGCTCGGTGCTCAGGCTGGGCGCGTCGATCGCGCGGGCGCTCGACCGCGTGCACCTCGTGGGGCTCGTCCACAAGGACATCTGCCCGGCGAATCTCCTGGTCGACGACGGCACGCTGGAGGTGGAGCTCATCGGATTCGGGCACGCCTCGCGGCTGCCCCGGGAGGACGGGCGCATCGCGGCCGCGTCGGCGATCGAGGGGACGCTCGCGTACATGGCCCCCGAGCAGACGGGCCGGATGAACCGCGTCGTCGATCATCGCGCCGACCTGTATGCGCTCGGCGTGACGCTCTACGAGCTCGCGACCGGCGCTTTGCCCTTCGGGATGGAGGACCCGCTCGAGGTCGTGCACGCCCACATCGCGCGCGCGCCCGTGCCGCCCCACGCGCTCGTGCCGGAGCTGCCGCGCGTGGTCTCGGACATCATCGTCAAGCTACTCGCGAAATCGGCCGACGACCGCTACCAGCGCGCGCGGGGCCTCGAGGCCGACCTCGCGCGTTGCTCGTCGCAGTGGGAAGAGCGCGGCCGGATCGAGCCCTTCCCCCTCGGCAGGCACGACCTCGGCGCCGACCTCGTGCTGCCGCAGCGGCTCTACGGGCGGGAGCGGGAGCGGCAGCAGATGGCCCAGGCCTTCGAACGCGCCGCGTCCGAGCGGCTCGGGGTGATCATGCTCTCGGGGCCGGCAGGCGTGGGCAAGTCGACGCTCGCGCGCGAGCTCGAGAGCGCCGCCGCGCTGCGCGGAGGGATCTTCGCCGAGGGTAGGCCCGACGCGCTCGGGAGCCGCGCGCCGTGCGGGCTGCTCTCGTCCGCGCTGCGGGACCTCGTGCGGCGAATCCTCGGAGGGCCGGCAGAGGACGCGCGCGCATTCCTGCGGGAGCTCGGGCGCGCGGTCGAGACGAACGCGGCGGCGCTGCTCGAGCTCGTCCCGGAGCTCGAAGGGACGCTCGCCGAGCGGGAGGCGCCCGTGCCGTCGTCGGGCGCGCCATCGTCGGGCGCCCCGCTCTCGACGGCCGGCCCGAGCGGCAAGCTCGCGGTGCTCGTACGCGCCCTGCTCGACGCGGCCAGCCGCCAGGGCCCGGTGGTGCTGTTCCTCGACGACATCGGCGCGGCCGACGCGGACTCGATCGACGTGGTGCGGGTCGTCTGCGCGGACGCCACGGCGAAGCGGCTCTGCGTGGTGCTGTCGCGGCGGGAGAGCGCGCCCGAGGAGCAAGCGCGCTCGCTCGACCTGCGCGAGCTCCGCCTCGCGGGCGTCGCCGTGACCGAGATCGCGCTCGGCCCGCTCGCGCCTCCGGACGTACGGGCGCTGCTCGGCGACGCGCTCGGCGCGCCGGAGGAGCGCGTCGCCCCGCTCGCGGACGTGCTCGCGGAGGCGACACACGGCAGCCCTTTCCTCTTGCGGGAGGCCCTGCGCGCGCTCCACGCCGAGGGGTTCGTGCGGTTCGACGCGGGCGCGGGGGCCTTCCGCTGGGACGTGGAGCTCGTGCGCGACCACCTCGGCGCCGAGGGCGCGCGTGATCTCGTCGGCGAGCGTGTCGCGGCGCTGCCCGCGCGTTCGCAGCGGATCCTCGAGCTCGCGGCCTGCCTCGGCCCGAGCTTCGACCTCGGCACGCTCGCGCGCGTGGCCGAGCGGGAGCCCACGGCCGTCGCGGAGGACCTCTGGCCCGCGCTTGAAGCGGGCCTCGTCCTGCCGCTCTCGTCCGACTACCGCTTCGCGCACGCCTCCGCGGCGCCGCCTTCCCCGGGCGAGGCGTGGGACGTGCCGTACGCCTTCTCCCACGACCGCGTCCACGAGGCCGTCTACGCGCGCATCCCCGAGTCGCGGCGCCAGGACGAGCACCTCCGGCTCGGGCAGATCCTCGCCGCGCGTGGAGCGGACGCCGACGACCGCGACCTGCTCGCCGCGGTCCGCCAGCAGAACCGGGGCCTCGCGTCGATGCGGGACGAGGGCGAGCGGCGCGCCCTCGCCGAGCGAGACCTCCTCGCGGGCCGCAGGCTCCAGGCCATCGGCGCGCTCTCCGAGGCGATCGCCTGCTTCGAGGCGGGCCTGCTCGCCCTCGCCGGGGACGAGCCCCACGCGCTCTGGTTCGACCTCACCCGCGAGCTCTGCGCTTGCCTCGTCACGCGCGAGCCGAGCGGCGCGGCCGAGGCGCTCGTCGCCGCGCTCGCCGCGGGGGCGCGCTCTCCGCTCGAGCGCATCGAGGCGCAGCGGATCGAGGTCGCCCGGCACGCCGCCGCGGGCTCGCCGGTCGAGGCGCTCCGCGTGGGCGCGCGCGGCCTCGGCGAGCTCGCGTTCGTCGTGCCGGAGGACGAGGCCGAGCGGCGCGCGGCGCTCGCGCGGCAGGCGCGGTCGATCGAGGCCGAGCTCGCGGGCCGCTCGCCTGCGTCCCTCCTCCGCTTGCCCGTCGCGCGTAGCCCCGAGGCCGTGGCCACGATGGCGCTCCTCCTCGAGCTGCTCGCGCCTGCCGGCGTCGTCAGCCGCTCGGCCACGGGCCTCGTCGCGGCCGCGCTGGTGCGCGCGTCCATGGCGCATGGCAACACCGAGGCTTCGACGGTCGGTTATGCCGCGTATGGCGCCGCGTTGTTCGTCCTCCCCGACCTCTCCGAGCTCGGACAGGCGTTCGGCGACCTCGCCCTCGCGCTCGCGGAGGAGCTCGGCGAGGGGCCGCTCGCGTGTCGCGTGCACCTCCTCTCCGGCTCGATCTTGCACGCGCGTCGCCCGCGGCGCCTCGCGCTCTTCCACTTTCATCGCGCCGTGGGGCAGGCCGTCGCCGCGGGGGATCTCGCCACGGCTTGCCGCGCCTCCGCCGAGGTCCTCGCCGCGCGCTTCGAGCTCGGCGACGACCTCGCCCGCGCCTGCGACGAGGCCGAGCGCAGCCTCGCCCTCGCGCACGGCGCCCCCGGCGGGCGCGTCGCGGCCGACCTCGCTGCCCGCGTGACCCTGGAGGCCGTGCGCAGCCTGCTCGGGCGGACGCGCGCCCCTGCGAGCCTCGAGGGCGACGACCTCGACGAGGCCACCTTCCTCGCGGCCCACGGGCGCGAAGGTGGCGCGCGGGCGCGTTTCTACTGGCAAACGCGCCGCGTCGAGCTCTTCCTCCTGCACGAGGACGCCCCGAGCGCCGTGCGGGAGGCCCTCGCCGCGGCGGAAGGCCTCGCGGACGTCGAGGGGGAGTTCCTCGCGACCGACCTGCCCGTCTGGCTCGCGCTCGCGCTCCTCCTCGACACGGCCGCCTTCTCCGCCGAGCGCGCCGCGCGCCTCGCCCGGGTGGACGGGATCCTCGCCGAGCTCGCGGCCCTCGCGGCGCGTTGCCCCGAGAACTACGAGCGCAAGTGGCTGCTCGTCTCGGCCGAGCGTGCGCGCGCCATCGGGGACGAGGGGACGGCGCTCTCGCTCTACGAGAAGGCGATCCGCGCGGCGGCCGAGAGCGGCGTGTCGCGGGACGAGGCCCTCGCCAACGAGCTCGCCGCGCGTTTCCACCTCGAGCGTCGCCGCGACACGGTCGCGCGGGCTTACATGGGCGAGGCCTACCAGGCCTACCTCCGCTGGGGCGCGATCACCAAGGTCGACATGCTCCGCGAGCGGTACGGCTTTCTCTTGCCGCGCCGCAGCGTGGGCCCGTCGGCTTCGCCCGTGCCGGGCGTGGCGACGGGCGAGTTCGACCTCGGTGCCGTGATGCGCGCGACCCGTGCGATTGCCGAGGAGATCGTGCTCGACGTCCTGCTCGATCGGGTCATGCGGGTGATCGTGGAGACCGCGGGCGCCCAGCGCGCCGTGCTCCTGCTCGATCGGGGCTCGGGCCTCGTCGTCGAGGCGGCCATGACGATCGACCCCGACCGTGTCCTCGTGGGGTTCAGCGCGGCGCGTGTGGCGGGTGAGGAGCTCCCTCGTGCCCTCGTCGACGAGGTCGCCGCGACCCGCGCGCCCGTCGTGCTCGGCGGCTCCCGTGGCTTCGATCGGTTCTCCAAGGACCCGTACCTCGTCGAGCGCCGCCCTCGCTCCTTGCTTTGCCTCGCGATGGCCCACCGCGGCCGCCTCGCGGGCGTGCTCTACCTCGAGAACCGGTCCCTCGCCGACGTCTTCACCGACGCGCGTATCGCGGTCGCCTCCTTCCTCTCCTCGCAGGCGGCGATCGCCGTGGAGAACGCGCTGCTCGTGGCCAGCATCCAGCGCATGAGCGAGGCCCAGCGCCTCGCCAACGAGCGCCTGGAGCACGAGGTCCGGGCCCGCACGGCCGAGCTCGAGCGCGAGCTCCTCGAGCGTGAGCGCGCCGAACGCGAGAAAGAGGCGCTCCACGACGCCATGATCGAGGCGCAGGAGGAGCGGCTGCGTGAGCTCTCGGCGCCGCTCCTCCCCATCGCGGATGGCATCGTCGTCATGCCCCTCATCGGCGTGCTCGACGAGCGCCGGGCCGACGAGATCCTCGCGGCGGCGCTCTCGGGGGTCTCGTCGAGCGGCGCGCGGGTCCTCATCCTCGACATCACGGGGGTGCGAGGGGCGTCGGCGAGCGTCGCGTCTGCGCTCGTGGCATCGGCGAACGCCGTGGGCCTGCTCGGGGCCGAGGTCGTCATCTCCGGCATTCGCGCCGCCGTGGCGCGCACGCTCGTCGACCTCGACCATCCGATGCAGGGCATCGTCACCCGGGCGACCTTGAAGGGCGCGGTCGCCTGGGCGGTCTCGCGGATTCGAGCGGTTGGTTTTTCCTGA
- a CDS encoding acyl-CoA thioesterase: MSRFHETLMGVYFDDLDAFQILHNARYILLFERTIGSFWKHLGWGGVLDAQKNPDQFHFVRANAVEYLRPVVGVRDVRVRVWVDKLGRTSLTFGFRILPTDQDEDFARGTRTIVRVDPTTHRPVPWTDTFRATLEPYRADLGA; encoded by the coding sequence ATGTCCCGCTTCCACGAGACGCTCATGGGCGTCTACTTCGACGACCTCGACGCCTTCCAGATCCTGCACAACGCTCGGTACATCCTCCTGTTCGAGCGGACGATCGGCTCGTTCTGGAAGCACCTCGGCTGGGGTGGCGTCCTCGACGCGCAGAAAAACCCCGACCAGTTCCACTTCGTCCGGGCAAACGCGGTCGAGTACCTCCGGCCCGTCGTGGGCGTGCGTGACGTGCGCGTCCGGGTCTGGGTGGACAAGCTCGGCCGCACGAGCCTCACCTTCGGCTTCCGCATCCTGCCCACCGACCAGGACGAGGACTTCGCCCGCGGCACCCGCACCATCGTTCGTGTCGATCCCACGACGCACCGGCCCGTGCCCTGGACCGACACCTTCCGCGCCACGCTCGAGCCCTACCGCGCCGACCTCGGCGCCTGA